One genomic window of Gallaecimonas sp. GXIMD4217 includes the following:
- a CDS encoding HD-GYP domain-containing protein has translation MTTRQRILPSQLRVGLYVDLSLGWVQHPFMFSQFKIRSEEQIAIIKGLGLKTVDILTSKSDVEPLPLKEAVKSTETQEEVDPAPKDEAYLRKQAQIDKQRQYSRSLNRARQDFQRSVGEIRSVMQNLSRRPLTAFQDAENLINEIAQALMSQKDVVLHLMNDPKGDDSLYFHCLNVSMLSMLMARAGECSNDEMRLAGLGGIFHDIGKMKVPSQIVRKEKADLSDAERNFLALHPQYGGELAEKYGSFPEQVRRIITEHHEALDGSGYPKGLKGEQIHPLSQLVAIANEYDNLCHGRKQKPGIPPHAVLSHLYKNKTAQFNQDHVQQLIRLLGIYPPGTVVELSNGQYGLVMTVNSARLLSPNVLVYDPKVPRDQAAIIDVGEEGLTVEKTIKPANLPQAVFDYLKPRTHVSYYFEHNRSS, from the coding sequence ATGACTACAAGACAACGTATCCTGCCCAGCCAACTGCGCGTTGGCCTCTATGTCGACCTCTCCCTGGGGTGGGTACAGCACCCCTTTATGTTCAGCCAGTTCAAGATCCGCAGCGAAGAACAGATCGCCATCATCAAGGGGCTTGGTCTGAAGACGGTCGACATCCTCACCAGCAAGTCCGACGTGGAACCGCTGCCCCTGAAGGAGGCGGTGAAGTCGACGGAAACGCAGGAGGAGGTCGATCCCGCCCCCAAGGACGAGGCCTATCTGCGCAAGCAGGCCCAGATCGACAAGCAGCGCCAGTACAGCCGTAGCCTGAACCGGGCCCGCCAGGACTTCCAGCGTTCCGTGGGCGAGATCCGCTCGGTGATGCAGAACCTGTCCCGGCGTCCCCTGACCGCCTTCCAGGATGCGGAAAACCTCATCAACGAGATTGCCCAGGCCCTGATGAGCCAAAAGGACGTGGTGCTGCACCTGATGAACGACCCCAAGGGGGACGACAGCCTCTATTTCCACTGCCTGAACGTGTCCATGCTGTCCATGCTGATGGCCAGGGCAGGGGAGTGCAGCAATGACGAGATGCGCCTGGCCGGCCTGGGCGGCATATTCCACGACATCGGCAAGATGAAGGTGCCGTCGCAGATCGTCCGCAAGGAAAAGGCCGACCTCAGCGATGCCGAGCGCAACTTCCTGGCCCTGCATCCCCAGTACGGTGGCGAGTTGGCGGAGAAATACGGCAGTTTCCCGGAGCAGGTCCGGCGTATCATCACCGAGCATCACGAAGCCCTGGACGGCTCCGGCTATCCCAAGGGCCTCAAGGGCGAGCAGATCCATCCCCTGTCGCAACTGGTGGCCATCGCCAACGAATACGACAACCTCTGCCACGGCCGCAAGCAAAAGCCCGGCATCCCGCCCCACGCCGTGCTGTCGCACCTCTACAAGAACAAGACCGCCCAGTTCAACCAGGATCATGTGCAGCAGCTGATCCGCCTGCTGGGGATCTATCCGCCCGGCACCGTGGTGGAACTCAGCAACGGCCAGTACGGCCTGGTGATGACGGTCAATTCCGCCCGCCTGCTCAGCCCCAATGTGCTGGTCTACGATCCCAAGGTGCCGCGGGACCAGGCCGCCATCATCGACGTGGGCGAGGAAGGCCTGACGGTCGAGAAGACCATCAAGCCCGCCAACCTGCCCCAGGCGGTGTTCGACTACCTCAAGCCGCGCACCCACGTCAGCTACTACTTCGAGCACAACCGCAGTTCCTGA